Proteins from a genomic interval of Bos mutus isolate GX-2022 chromosome 15, NWIPB_WYAK_1.1, whole genome shotgun sequence:
- the LOC102282933 gene encoding olfactory receptor 4A47 codes for MEQRKNVTEFVLLGLTQSVQGQGILFVVFLLIYIVTMVGNLLIVLTVVLSPTLDSPMYFFLGYLSFMDAFYSTSITPNTIIDLLYEKKTISFQACMTQLFTEHLFSGAEVFLLVFMAYDRYLAICKPLHYLTIMNQRVCVLMLLLAWVGGFLHALLHIIFFYNLPFCGPNVIDHFACDTYPLLKLACTDTHITAVTVVANDGAICVTIFTLLLVSYGVILRSLKNLSQEGKRKALSTCGSHITVVVLFFVPCIFTYVRPPVTLPIDKCFAVFYTIVTPMLNPLIYTLRNGEMQNAMKKLWIRRKQ; via the coding sequence AtggaacaaaggaaaaatgtaaCTGAGTTTGTCCTCTTGGGGCTCACTCAGAGTGTCCAGGGGCAGGGAATTTTATTTGTCGTGTTCTTGCTCATCTACATCGTGACCATGGTGGGCAACCTACTCATTGTCCTGACTGTAGTACTCAGCCCAACATTGGATTCCCCTATGTACTTCTTTCTTGGCTACTTATCATTTATGGATGCTTTTTATTCTACTTCAATCACCCCAAATACAATTATAGACTTACTCTATGAGAAGAAAACCATTTCATTTCAAGCTTGCATGACCCAGCTTTTTACAGAGCATCTATTTAGTGGTGCTGAGGTTTTTCTCCTGGTTttcatggcctatgaccgctacctggccatctgcaagcccttGCATTATTTGACAATCATGAATCAGAGAGTGTGTGTTCTGATGCTGCTATTGGCTTGGGTTGGTGGGTTTTTACATGCTCTACttcatatcattttcttttacaaCCTTCCGTTCTGTGGCCCTAATGTCATTGACCACTTTGCGTGTGACACGTATCCTTTGTTAAAACTGGCCTGCACCGACACCCACATTACTGCCGTCACAGTGGTTGCCAACGATGGGGCGATCTGTGTGACCATTTTCACACTCTTACTCGTCTCCTATGGGGTCATTCTGCGCTCTTTGAAGAATCTCAGTCAGGAAGGGAAGCGTAAAGCCTTGTCCACCTGTGGCTCCCACATTACAGTGGTGGTCCTCTTCTTCGTGCCCTGTATTTTTACGTATGTGAGACCTCCTGTTACCTTACCCATTGATAAATGCTTCGCTGTGTTTTACACCATTGTcacccccatgctgaaccctctAATCTATACTCTGAGAAATGGAGAGATGCAAAATGCCATGAAAAAGCTCTGGATcagaagaaaacaatga